A window of the Lactuca sativa cultivar Salinas chromosome 7, Lsat_Salinas_v11, whole genome shotgun sequence genome harbors these coding sequences:
- the LOC111893988 gene encoding uncharacterized protein LOC111893988, whose product MEDTEKGKGNQRWNSAISNLTDLSHNLTSIETLLLKSAVYVDPNTYNRSSLTSEQARTIKILEQRVETLEREVDAVISASAHARIEKREAEAGQKAAELQAKEMIKELENTTKVFELHMEELRTKEEEISKRDKEIKLLKTVVKTLGGNDLLESKF is encoded by the exons ATGGAGGACACAGAGAAAGGCAAAGGAAACCAGAGATGGAATTCCGCCATCTCCAATCTCACCGACTTATCTCACAATCTCACCTCCATTGAAACGCTACTCCTCAAGAGCGCTGTCTACGTCGATCCCAATACTTACAACAGATCCTCCTTAACCTCCGAACAAGCCCGTACAATCAAG ATTCTTGAGCAAAGAGTAGAGACATTAGAACGAGAGGTAGATGCTGTCATTTCAGCTTCAGCTCATGCTCGTATAGAGAAAAGAGAAGCTGAAGCAGGACAAAAAGCTGCTGAATTACAAGCAAAAGAGATGATAAAAGAGCTTGAAAACACCACAA AGGTGTTTGAATTGCACATGGAAGAATTAAgaacaaaagaagaagaaatttcAAAGAGGGATAAAGAGATTAAACTTCTGAAAACTGTTGTTAAGACACTTGGAGGAAACGATTTGCttgaatcaaagttttga